The Syngnathus typhle isolate RoL2023-S1 ecotype Sweden linkage group LG16, RoL_Styp_1.0, whole genome shotgun sequence genome includes a region encoding these proteins:
- the LOC133169666 gene encoding lymphocyte antigen 75-like isoform X2, whose product MKTPPAARLALVLLSCVVWMLYSCADGSTNSGPTCDNGWTLHGSHCYKKAGTTNGWQGAHHDCLWEGGDLVSFTDENEEDFVKGQMGSRPFWIGLSNLDCTKEWCWFFEAGEKELTWSNTSMTPAYTNWDTRQKGSSKVESCAYVNQGVDTYVNDQPGKWRHGSCQSSLAYMCKRPLDACSNGRTCSRKASASIYYQLETSFCDSGHFLYKDSCYYFEGPRSTWQPAEDFCKNKGGHLASVHSQVDGEFLAAHARADWNWLGLKTNNGKYEWSDGSMTDDVPWRPDYKRSGCAQLFREGQVAMYPCSEHYPPICQKGKARDFFRDLPVTTSASGSIKKCDAKMGWTLHGSHCYKKMDTTNGWLGARYDCLWEGGDLVSITSTDEEDFVKRQMGDQPFWIGLSNLNCKEEWCQFLDAGAKELTWSSTSMTPDYTNWDTRQKGSFNVESCAYVNQGVDLYNQPGKWRHGSCRSSLAYMCEWSPDDCPDGWPCSYKDLGYRYNRVENSFCDSGEFLYKDSCYHFEGTRKTWQEAEDFCKNKGGHLASLHSLVVGQFLFAHVRRHGQGWLAWLGLRKNNGNFEWSDTSCPNDVPWYSSYRSSECSKLAFDGNAHLTQCDTLRPSICQKGKAREFLPLLLTPTSASGESAKCGWWQENPANNFCYLINSKPTKTWKEARDKCARLSGNLLGFADSQEHAFIQGLLPKASSVWLDTTVEDGSEQSAQSSPNSVQLAAAGNPSDPSGRRCNALLGVEGGREVGDCEKKRGYVCKRRVVQTCETNKGWRRFGSNCYKKMETTNGWLGARYDCVWEGGDLVSITSPYEQSFVTEQMGDKPFWIGLSNLNCDKTWCQFFEAGQKRLTWSNTAVTLNYVNWHSGQDGSASVGSCAYVNQGVHSSSQPGKWRHGSCGSSLPYMCKRSPDDCPEGRLCSYKDYGFGYNQVETSASYCDPGDFLYKGSCYHFWEKKRTWEDAEKFCRESEGHLASVHLLDEGQFLAGHMPYKEGLQSWVGLKKHDIMFEWSDATPAGNIEWVPHGPVGRGDCAALSLTGKLEDWPCTDIQPFICKKAKVQDFLLPPPPGRSAKCGRWQDRPSSDFCYLIQHRPTKAWKEARDDCLRHGGDLLSIADSREQAFIQSLYTFLPSAPSLWLGVNNNITKDGSGWTDGSPLGYAVIDGDDPGDPSGASCLSLLTSNGRWKFDDCQKKRGYMCKRRGNILEPPQQPHDALIDPKASCDAKNGWNPHGSNCYKKMETLNGWLGARQDCLWEGGDLVSISSIYEESFVKKQMDDKPFWIGLSNLDCNKDWCQFFEEGEKKLTWSDTGVIPTYDNRDSRQDGSSNIEACAYVNQGVHSSSQPGKWRHGSCGSSLPYMCKRSPDDCPEGQLCSYKDYVLDYHRVETSYCDPGDFLYKGSCYHFGRMERTWNDAEKFCQESKGHLASVLSWDEGKFLAAHAPYVGGLQSWVGLKKNKDNFEWSDATPTGKIEWVPNRPAGRGDCVALSQTGKLEDWPCTNIQPFICKEAKVQDFVLPPPAGRSAKCGWWLERPSSDFCYLIQRKRTKTWEEARDDCLRHGGDLLSIADSHEQAFIQITSKAMYTALPSAPSLWLGVNNNIAKDGSEWTDGSPMGYVVMDEGDPGDPSGASCLSLLTSNGRWKFDDCRKKTGYMCKKRGNILEPPQQPHDALIDPKTSCDAKNGWNPHGSNCYKKMETLNGWLGARQDCLWEGGDLVSISSIYEESFVKKQMDDKPFWIGLSNLDCNKDWCQFFEEGEKKLTWSDTGVIPAYANRDSRQDGSSNIEACAYVNQGVHSSSQPGKWRHGSCGSSLAYMCKRSPDACPEGQLCSYKDYVLDYHRVETSYCDPGDFLYKGSCYHFGRMERTWKDAEKFCQESKGHLASVLSWDEGKFLAAHAPYIGGLQSWVGLQKNKGNFEWSDATPTGKIEWVPNRPAGRGDCVALSQTGKLEDWPCTNIQPFICKEAKVQDFVLPPPAGRSAKCGWWLERPSSDFCYLIQRKRTKTWEEARDDCLRHGGDLLSIADSHEQAFIQSLYTLLPSAPSLWLGVDNNITKDSSGWTDGSPLGYVVMDGGDPGDLSGASCLSLLTSNGRWKFDNCQKKRGYICKKRGNTPKAPLPHDGFKEILVCNKHSADLVCEAEGQKESRISIQSAFYGRRSDDVCQEDADSNNDYSFNDHSFDDDNSLENDDTCSVKGIVPRYRKMCNTQQKCHIEVLEDKSCPAPSNYLQMVYSCEQKVCLDSLGIADGSVADSSFKASSSMEDATPEKARLNGESCWKPSKNALGSWILVNLGYTRKVTAIVTQGCNSTDTRSWDIPLEMRLSVNRRQWTKHPDGKFIGGGTHLLETPAFAQYVHIQPLENRPEFGLRFDILGCPHEDKTTCARKFNSLRITDWMTFYCPPGCAKYFVAGTLVYSADSHICAAAIHAGVIRNDIGGDCIVMRAPKQQVYTGSTGNGITSGHLNDPLGVSHTFADGEPRCAVSDWEEFAGFCYKTFDEEKNWADAQQVCHGFGAELVSIRSEMEQASVKTVSHLETSDMWTGLNDLALPGTLVWSDRHEVTFTHWAAGEPIQRVGLDKHCVAVLRQTGRWKRMSCAQVNSFMCKMPTAHFPIASPEPQVAP is encoded by the exons ATGAAGACCCCGCCTGCCGCGCGCCTGGCGCTGGTTCTTCTGTCTTGCGTTGTATGGATGTTGTACAGCTGCGCAGACG GATCAACCAATTCTGGGCCAACATGTGACAACGGATGGACTCTTCACGGCTCCCACTGCTACAAGAAGGCCGGGACAACCAACGGTTGGCAGGGGGCTCATCACGACTGcctctgggagggcggcgacctggtctcctTCACCGACGAGAACgaggaagactttgtgaagGGGCAGATGGGCAGCAGGccgttctggatcggactctccaatctg GACTGCACAAAGGAGTGGTGTTGGTTTTTTGAAGCGGGAGAAAAGGAGCTGACTTGGTCCAACACCAGTATGACGCCGGCCTACACCAATTGGGACACGCGTCAAAAGGGAAG CTCAAAAGTtgagtcctgcgcctacgtcaaccaaggtgtgGACACCTATGTTAACGATCAGCCTGGCAAGTGGAGACATGGCTCGTGCCAATCCTCCTTGGCGTACATGTGCAAGCGGCCGCTCGACG CCTGCTCGAATGGACGTACCTGTTCCCGCAAAGCATCTGCTTCCATTTACTATCAACTGGAGA CTTCCTTCTGCGACTCTGGCCACTTCCTGTACAAGGACTCTTGTTACTATTTTGAGGGGCCCCGGTCAACCTGGCAACCGGCTGAGGATTTCTGCAAGAACAAGGGAGGTCACCTGGCCAGCGTCCACTCACAGGTTGACGGAGAATTTTTGGCTG CTCACGCGCGAGCTGATTGGAATTGGCTGGGACTCAAGACGAACAATGGCAAATATGAGTGGAGCGATGGATCAATGACA GATGATGTCCCGTGGCGTCCAGATTACAAACGTAGTGGCTGCGCCCAATTGTTTCGCGAAGGTCAAGTTGCCATGTATCCTTGCAGTGAGCATTACCCACCCATCTGTCAAAAAG GCAAGGCCAGAGATTTCTTCCGGGATCTTCCGGTGACGACATCAGCATCAG GATCAATCAAGAAGTGTGATGCAAAAATGGGATGGACTCTTCACGGCTCCCACTGTTACAAGAAGATGGACAcaaccaacggttggctgggggctcgttacgactgcctctgggagggcggcgaccttgTTTCCATCACCTCCACGGACGAAGAAGACTTTGTGAAGCGGCAGATGGGCGACCAGCCCTTCTGGATCGGGCTCTCCAACCTG AACTGCAAAGAGGAATGGTGTCAGTTTTTGGATGCGGGAGCAAAGGAGCTGACTTGGTCCAGCACCAGTATGACGCCGGACTACACCAATTGGGACACGCGTCAAAAGGGAAG CTTCAACGTtgagtcctgcgcctacgtcaaccaaggtgtgGACCTCTACAATCAGCCTGGAAAGTGGAGACATGGCTCGTGCCGATCCTCCTTGGCGTACATGTGCGAGTGGTCGCCCGACG ACTGCCCGGACGGATGGCCGTGTTCCTACAAAGACTTGGGTTACCGTTACAATCGAGTTGAGA ATTCCTTCTGCGACTCTGGCGAGTTCCTGTACAAGGACTCTTGTTACCATTTTGAGGGGACACGTAAAACCTGGCAAGAGGCTGAGGATTTCTGCAAGAACAAGGGAGGTCACCTGGCCAGCCTCCACTCACTGGTTGTCGGACAATTTTTGTTTG CTCACGTGCGACGTCATGGACAAGGATGGTTGGCTTGGTTGGGACTCAGGAAGAACAATGGCAACTTTGAGTGGAGCGACACATCATGTCCA AATGATGTCCCGTGGTACAGTTCATACAGATCATCTGAGTGCTCCAAATTGGCATTTGATGGTAACGCTCACCTGACCCAATGCGATACCCttcgtccatccatctgtcaaaaAG GCAAGGCCAGAGAATTTCTTCCGCTTCTTCTGACGCCGACATCAGCATCAG GCGAGAGCgcaaagtgcggctggtggcAGGAAAACCCCGCCAAcaacttctgctacctgatcaactccaagcccaccaagacctggaAGGAGGCGCGAGACAAGTGCGCCCGCCTCAGCGGCAACCTGCTCGGCTTCGCCGACTCGCAGGAACACGCCTTCATCCAAG GTCTTCTGCCAAAGGCTTCCTCTGTGTGGTTGGACACCACGGTTGAAGACGGCAGCGAGCAGTCGGCCCAATCCTCACCCAATTCCGTCCAGTTGGCCGCCGCAG GTAACCCCAGTGACCCCTCCGGCCGACGCTGCAACGCCTTACTCGGTGTCGAGGGCGGCCGGGAAGTCGGCGATTGCGAGAAGAAGCGCGGCTACGTCTGCAAGAGACGAG TCGTTCAGACATGTGAAACAAACAAAGGGTGGCGTCGCTTCGGCTccaactgctacaagaagatggagaccaccaacggttggctgggggctcgctacgactgcgtctgggagggcggcgacctggtctccatcACCTCGCCCTACGAGCAAAGCTTTGTGACGGAGCAAATGGGCGACAAGCccttctggatcggactctccaatctg AACTGCGACAAGACCTGGTGTCAGTTTTTTGAAGCGGGACAAAAGAGGCTGACTTGGTCTAACACCGCTGTGACCCTGAACTACGTCAACTGGCACTCAGGTCAAGACGGAAG TGCCAGCGTTGGTTCCTGcgcgtacgtcaaccaaggtgtgcacTCCTCCAGTCAGCCTGGCAAGTGGAGACATGGCTCGTGCGGATCCTCCTTGCCGTACATGTGCAAGCGGTCGCCCGACG ACTGCCCGGAGGGACGGCtgtgttcctacaaagactACGGATTCGGCTACAATCaagtggaga CTTCAGCTTCCTACTGCGACCCTGGCGACTTCCTGTACAAGGGCTCTTGCTATCACTTTTGGGAGAAAAAACGAACTTGGGAGGACGCCGAGAAGTTCTGCCGAGAATCGGAAGGTCACCTGGCCAGCGTTCACTTACTGGACGAAGGCCAATTCTTGGCTG GTCACATGCCTTACAAAGAAGGATTGCAATCCTGGGTGGGACTCAAAAAACACGACATAATGTTTGAGTGGAGCGACGCAACACCTGCA GGCAACATCGAGTGGGTCCCACACGGGCCGGTTGGACGGGGTGACTGCGCTGCCTTGTCGCTGACTGGAAAACTTGAGGACTGGCCCTGCACCGATATTCAGCCATTCATCTGTAAAAAAG CCAAGGTCCAAGActttcttcttcctccgccGCCAG GCCGGAGTGCAAAGTGCGGCCGGTGGCAGGACCGACCCTCctccgacttctgctacctgatccaACACAGGCCAACCAAGGCCTGGAAGGAGGCGCGAGATGACTGCCTTCGCCACGGAGGCGACCTGCTCAGTATCGCCGACTCACGTGAACAGGCCTTCATACAAA GTCTGTACACTTTTCTGCCGAGcgctccctctctgtggttgggcgtcaacaacaacatcaCGAAAGACGGCAGCGGGTGGACTGACGGATCCCCGTTGGGTTACGCCGTCATCGACGGAG ATGACCCCGGTGACCCCTCTGGTGCGTCCTGTCTTTCCCTGCTCACAAGCAACGGCCGCTGGAAGTTTGACGATTGCCAGAAGAAGCGAGGCTACATGTGCAAGAGAAGAG GAAACATTCTAGAACCGCCGCAGCAGCCTCATGACG cattaatCGATCCCAAGGCATCATGTGACGCCAAAAACGGATGGAATCCTCACGGCTccaactgctacaagaagatggagacgctcaacggttggctgggggctcgtcaggactgcctctgggagggcggcgacctggtctccatcTCCTCAATCTACGAGGAAAGCTTTGTGAAGAAGCAAATGGACGACAAGCccttctggatcggactctccaatctg GACTGCAACAAGGACTGGTGTCAGTTTTTTGAAGAGGGGGAAAAGAAGCTGACTTGGTCCGACACCGGTGTGATCCCGACCTACGACAACAGGGACTCGCGTCAAGACGGAAG CTCCAACATTGAGGCCTGcgcgtacgtcaaccaaggtgtgcacTCCTCCAGTCAGCCCGGCAAGTGGAGACATGGCTCGTGCGGATCCTCCTTGCCGTACATGTGCAAGCGGTCGCCCGACG ACTGCCCGGAGGGACAGCtgtgttcctacaaagactACGTATTGGACTACCATCGcgtggaga CTTCCTACTGCGACCCTGGCGACTTCCTGTACAAGGGCTCTTGCTATCACtttgggaggatggagcgcactTGGAACGATGCCGAGAAGTTCTGCCAAGAATCGAAAGGTCACCTGGCCAGCGTCCTCTCATGGGACGAGGGCAAATTCTTGGCTG CTCACGCGCCGTACGTAGGAGGATTGCAATCTtgggtgggactcaagaagaacAAGGACAACTTTGAGTGGAGCGACGCAACACCTACA GGCAAGATCGAGTGGGTCCCAAACAGGCCGGCCGGACGGGGTGACTGCGTTGCCTTGTCGCAGACTGGAAAACTTGAGGACTGGCCCTGCACCAATATTCAGCCATTCATCTGTAAAGAAG CCAAGGTCCAAGACTTTGTTCTTCCTCCGCCGGCAG GCCGGAGTgcaaagtgcggctggtggTTGGAGCGACCCTCCTCCGATTTCTGCTACCTGATTCAACGCAAGCGCACCAAGACTTGGGAGGAGGCGCGAGACGACTGCCTTCGCCACGGAGGCGACCTGCTCAGTATCGCCGACTCACATGAACAGGCCTTCATACAAA TTACCTCCAAAGCTATGTACACTGCTCTGCCGAGcgctccctctctgtggttgggcgtcAACAACAACATCGCGAAAGACGGCAGCGAGTGGACTGACGGATCCCCGATGGGTTACGTCGTCATGGACGAAG GTGACCCCGGTGACCCCTCTGGTGCGTCCTGTCTTTCCCTGCTCACAAGCAACGGCCGCTGGAAATTTGACGATTGCCGGAAGAAGACAGGCTACATGTGCAAGAAACGAG GAAACATTCTAGAACCGCCGCAGCAGCCTCATGACG cattaatCGATCCCAAGACATCATGTGACGCCAAAAACGGATGGAATCCTCACGGCTccaactgctacaagaagatggagacgctcaacggttggctgggggctcgtcaggactgcctctgggagggcggcgacctggtctccatcTCCTCAATCTACGAGGAAAGCTTTGTGAAGAAGCAAATGGACGACAAGCccttctggatcggactctccaatctg GACTGCAACAAGGACTGGTGTCAGTTTTTTGAAGAGGGGGAAAAGAAGCTGACTTGGTCCGACACTGGTGTGATCCCGGCCTACGCCAACAGGGACTCGCGTCAAGACGGAAG CTCCAACATTGAGGCCTGcgcgtacgtcaaccaaggtgtgcacTCCTCCAGTCAGCCTGGCAAGTGGAGACATGGCTCGTGCGGATCCTCACTGGCGTACATGTGCAAGCGGTCGCCCGACG CCTGCCCGGAGGGACAGCtgtgttcctacaaagactACGTATTGGACTACCATCGcgtggaga CTTCCTACTGCGACCCTGGCGACTTCCTGTACAAGGGCTCTTGTTATCACtttgggaggatggagcgcactTGGAAGGATGCCGAGAAGTTCTGCCAAGAATCGAAAGGTCACCTGGCCAGCGTCCTCTCATGGGACGAGGGCAAATTCTTGGCTG CTCACGCGCCATATATAGGAGGATTGCAATCTTGGGTGGGACTCCAGAAGAACAAGGGCAACTTTGAGTGGAGCGACGCAACACCTACA GGCAAGATCGAGTGGGTCCCAAACAGGCCGGCCGGACGGGGTGACTGCGTTGCCTTGTCGCAGACTGGAAAACTTGAGGACTGGCCGTGCACCAATATTCAGCCATTCATCTGTAAAGAAG CCAAGGTCCAAGACTTTGTTCTTCCTCCGCCGGCAG GCCGGAGTgcaaagtgcggctggtggTTGGAGCGACCCTCCTCCGATTTCTGCTACCTGATTCAACGCAAGCGCACCAAGACTTGGGAGGAGGCGCGAGACGACTGCCTTCGCCACGGAGGCGACCTGCTCAGTATCGCCGACTCACATGAACAGGCCTTCATACAAA GTCTGTACACTTTACTGCCGAGcgctccctctctgtggttgggcgtcGACAACAACATCACAAAAGACAGCAGCGGGTGGACTGACGGATCCCCGTTGGGTTACGTCGTCATGGACGGAG GTGACCCCGGCGACCTCTCTGGTGCGTCTTGTCTTTCCTTACTCACAAGCAACGGGCGCTGGAAGTTTGACAATTGCCAGAAGAAGAGAGGCTACATATGCAAGAAACGAG GAAACACGCCAAAAGCGCCGCTGCCTCATGACG GCTTTAAGGAGATCCTTGTCTGCAACAAGCATTCTGCTGACCTCGTGTGTGAGGCTGAGGGTCAGAAGGAAAGCCGCATCAGCATCCAGTCCGCTTTTTACGGTCGGCGGAGTGACGACGTTTGCCAGGAGGACGCCGACTCAAACAACGACTACTCATTCAATGACCACTCATTCGACGACGACAACTCATTGGAAAACG ACGACACCTGCTCAGTGAAAGGCATCGTCCCTCGCTACAGGAAAATGTGCAACACCCAGCAAAAATGCCACATTGAGGTTTTGGAGGACAAGTCCTGCCCTGCCCCCTCCAACTATCTGCAGATGGTCTATAGCTGTGAACAGAAAG TGTGTCTCGACAGTCTGGGCATCGCCGACGGCAGCGTCGCGGACTCTTCCTTCAAAGCCTCCTCCTCAATGGAAGACGCCACCCCAGAAAAAGCCCGCCTCAACGGGGAGTCCTGCTGGAAGCCGTCAAAAAATG CCCTCGGCAGCTGGATCCTGGTGAACCTCGGCTACACGAGAAAAGTGACTGCGATCGTGACCCAGGGCTGTAATAGCACCGATACTCGCTCCTGGGACATCCCACTTGAGATGAGACTGAGCGTTAATAGGAGGCAGTGGACCAAACACCCGGACGGGAAG TTCATCGGCGGTGGGACTCATCTGCTTGAGACGCCCGCGTTCGCTCAGTACGTCCACATCCAGCCGCTGGAGAATCGTCCAGAATTTGGCCTCCGCTTCGACATCTTGGGATGCCCACATGAGG ATAAGACCACCTGTGCCAGAAAGTTCAACAGCCTCCGCATCACCGATTGGATGAC CTTCTACTGTCCACCGGGCTGTGCCAAATACTTTGTCGCTGGAACATTGGTCTACTCTGCG GACTCGCACATCTGCGCGGCCGCCATTCACGCCGGCGTCATCCGGAACGACATCGGAGGAGATTGTATTGTGATGAGAGCTCCTAAACAGCAAGTCTACACGGGCTCCACCGGGAACGGGATCACCTCCGGACA TTTGAACGACCCGCTGGGTGTGTCTCACACGTTTGCGGACGGGG AGCCCAGATGCGCGGTGTctgactgggaggagtttgccGGGTTCTGCTACAAAACGTTTGACGAGGAAAAGAACTGGGCTGATGCGCAACAAGTGTGTCATGGTTTCGGTGCCGAACTGGTGTCCATCCGCAGCGAGATGGAGCAGGCGTCAGTGAAAACTGTCTCCCACCTTG AAACCAGCGACATGTGGACCGGACTGAACGACCTGGCGCTTCCCGGCACGTTGGTGTGGTCGGACCGCCACGAGGTGACCTTCACCCACTGGGCCGCGGGAGAACCCATCCAGCGCGTCGGCCTCGACAAACACTGCGTGGCTGTGTTACGGCAG ACTGGGAGATGGAAGCGAATGTCCTGCGCTCAAGTCAACAGCTTCATGTGCAAAATGCCCACAGCGCATTTTCCAATTGCCTCACCGGAGCCACAGGTGGCGCCGTAG